Below is a genomic region from bacterium.
GCGTTAGCATCACCACGAAGCTCCATCAGCTCGGCAGTTAGAATAATTGTTTCAAGTAAATGGTCAACCCCTGTACCGGCTTTTGCCGAGACGGGAATCATTTCCGTCGGACCACCCCATTCACGCGGCACTAAATTTCGTTCTGATAGCTCTTGTTGAACTCGATTGAGGTTAGCTTCGGCTTTATCGATCTTATTAATCGCGACAATAACTTCCACGCCTGCATTAGTAGCATGGTCGATAGCCTCAATTGTTTGCGGCATCACACCGTCATCTGCAGCAACAACTAAAATAGCAATATCGGTTACCTGAGCGCCACGCGCTCGCATTTTAGTGAACGCTTCATGCCCAGGAGTGTCAAGAAAGGTAATACGCTTCCCATTGACTTCAGCCTGATAAGCGCCAATATGCTGAGTAATTCCACCGAACTCACGATCAGCAACACCAGTTTTTCGAATATAGTCCAAAAGTGTAGTTTTGCCGTGGTCGACATGGCCTAAAATCGTAACTATCGGAGGTCGTTCTTGGACCGTGACAGCAGCTTTTCTTTTGGATGACTTTGTGGTAGGTTTGGTAAGTTTAGTGGGTTTTTTGACAACCACTTTGACTTCAGGTTGTCCCCATGCAGGTTCAAGACCATAATCACGGACAACTCGCTCAGCCAACTCCGGCTTAAGCGCTTGTGTAAGGCCAACTAATTGGCCCCATACCATCAACTTCTTTTGAATTTGTGATGGGATAACTCCCAGCATCGCCGCTAAGTCGCGAGCGTTAATACCTGGGGGTAAATGCAGTTTTTTTAACTCATCTCCAAGGTCTGCAACAACATCGCGGACGGTTTGAGCGGTATCTTCGTCCAGTAGAACAGATGCATTTTCGACGACGATACCCAATTCAACTAATATTTGCTGAAGCTGGGATACACGAATGCCTAAATCCTCTGCTAGTAGCGCAACACTCAATTTTGCCATTTTAATTTACTTCACCTCTTTTGCCCCTCTCGCCCTCAGCGCTTCAACGGCTTCGGGTGATAATGTCGACTTCAATACCCGCTCGAAATGTTTCCTTTTCAAAGCATTTTCGATACAGATGGAGTTCAAGCACACATATGCGCCTCTCCCGGGAAGCCGACCTAACATATCTATCAGAATCTGCCCTTCTTCTGTTCGGACTACTCGGATAAATTCATTTTTATCCCCCGTTAAGCGGCAAGCTACACACATTCTCTGCGGCACGTGTCGCATGGATTATCACCTTGCCACTTTATGGTTGGGGTTCACCCGGCAACTCTGTATGCGTCAAAGGCGCTTCTTCGCCGGGAGCCGGTTGAGCATCACTACGGATATCAATACGCCAATCAGTCAACCGCGCTGCTAACCGAACATTCTGTCCACCCTTGCCGATCGCCAGTGAAAGTTGATTCGCTGCTACGATGACTAAAGCGCTTCTATTCACTTCATCAATCGTCACACTAGCTACCTTGGCAGGGCTAAGAGAATCGGCAATAAACTGCGCCGGTTCCGGCATCCAACGGATGATATCAATTTTCTCGTCGTACAATTCGTTAACAACGGCCTGAACACGCGCCCCTCGATGGCCAACACATGCGCCAATCGGGTCAACACGCTCGTCAGTGGTTGTGACGGCAATCTTTGAACGCTGGCCTGGTTCACGAGCAACCGCTTTGATCGTTACGGTCTCATCTTCAATTTCAGGCACTTCGATTTCGAATAGGCGACGCAGCAGGTTCGGGTGAGAACGCGAGACGGTAACAACCGGCCCTTTACCACCCTCATCTACACGAAGAACGTAGACTTTAATGCGGTCGTTAAATCGGTATGGTTCAGTCGGAACTTGCTCACGCGGGGGCAATATCGCTTCAATCTTGTTGACGGCGACATAAACAATATTATTTTCTCGCCGCTGCACAACACCTGATAGCATCTCGCCAACTCGCGCATTATATTCATCAAAGGTGCGGCGGCGCTCAGTTTCTCGCAGCTTCTGCAAGACAACTTGCTTAGCAGTTTGGGCCGCAATGCGTCCAAAATTCTCAGGAGTGACTTCCTTATCGACGAAATCGCCAATTTCTGTCTCAGGATTAACCTTGCGAGCTTCTTCCAAGCTTATTTGAAGGTGTGAATTGCTAACGATACCAACCACTTCACGCTGACAATAGACCTTTACATCATTCTTGTTAGCATCGATGCGCACATGGGCATCGCCAGTGGTAGCAAAATGTCTTTTATAGGCGTTAGCAAGCGCAGACTCGATGGTTTCAATCAACTCATCCAGCGGAATGTCTCGCTCTTGTGAAATCTGCCTCAAAGCTTCGATGAACTCTCGATCCATTTTCGATTAAACCCCCAACGAAACGAAAAGGTGGGTAAACAACCCACCCCCGTTGGCAATTCCTCCGAC
It encodes:
- the nusA gene encoding transcription termination factor NusA; translation: MDREFIEALRQISQERDIPLDELIETIESALANAYKRHFATTGDAHVRIDANKNDVKVYCQREVVGIVSNSHLQISLEEARKVNPETEIGDFVDKEVTPENFGRIAAQTAKQVVLQKLRETERRRTFDEYNARVGEMLSGVVQRRENNIVYVAVNKIEAILPPREQVPTEPYRFNDRIKVYVLRVDEGGKGPVVTVSRSHPNLLRRLFEIEVPEIEDETVTIKAVAREPGQRSKIAVTTTDERVDPIGACVGHRGARVQAVVNELYDEKIDIIRWMPEPAQFIADSLSPAKVASVTIDEVNRSALVIVAANQLSLAIGKGGQNVRLAARLTDWRIDIRSDAQPAPGEEAPLTHTELPGEPQP
- a CDS encoding YlxR family protein is translated as MRHVPQRMCVACRLTGDKNEFIRVVRTEEGQILIDMLGRLPGRGAYVCLNSICIENALKRKHFERVLKSTLSPEAVEALRARGAKEVK
- a CDS encoding translation initiation factor IF-2 N-terminal domain-containing protein; protein product: MAKLSVALLAEDLGIRVSQLQQILVELGIVVENASVLLDEDTAQTVRDVVADLGDELKKLHLPPGINARDLAAMLGVIPSQIQKKLMVWGQLVGLTQALKPELAERVVRDYGLEPAWGQPEVKVVVKKPTKLTKPTTKSSKRKAAVTVQERPPIVTILGHVDHGKTTLLDYIRKTGVADREFGGITQHIGAYQAEVNGKRITFLDTPGHEAFTKMRARGAQVTDIAILVVAADDGVMPQTIEAIDHATNAGVEVIVAINKIDKAEANLNRVQQELSERNLVPREWGGPTEMIPVSAKAGTGVDHLLETIILTAELMELRGDANA